The following proteins come from a genomic window of Paenibacillus sp. CAA11:
- a CDS encoding sensor histidine kinase, whose product MRYRVFNTVRWRFIYAFFQSIILTVILLFIMYRLGIWFVDSKGLGIESIFNGFRWLINNIGSFPLMIVVGLLSFLLFFFFSSRRIIRYLEEITGGLQEISKGNLEHRIEVRTADELGYLAENINVMAKQLAESIEEERNAETAKNDLITGVSHDLRTPLTSILGFLEYIEQDRYQDEIELRHYVAIAYEKSLNLKKLIDDLFEYTRISSRGIPLDFRELNLNHFIQQLADEFVPILEKARMTYRIIEVHRPLIISADPIELLRAYQNLLTNAVRYGSKGGKVDIRIRREGEEAVVSVVNYGDPIPKSDLPHIFDRFYRGDKSRSGNGGSGLGLAITRTIVQLHGGTVTAESSRRETEFITRFPLLQYKLPDTEESV is encoded by the coding sequence TTGCGATATCGTGTATTTAATACGGTCCGCTGGCGGTTTATTTATGCATTTTTTCAATCCATTATTCTAACGGTCATTCTGCTATTCATCATGTACCGTCTAGGGATTTGGTTTGTGGATTCCAAGGGGCTGGGGATCGAATCCATCTTTAACGGATTCCGCTGGCTTATTAACAATATAGGGTCTTTCCCTTTGATGATTGTGGTTGGGTTGTTGTCCTTCCTGCTCTTCTTCTTCTTCTCTTCCCGCAGAATTATCCGGTATCTTGAGGAGATCACCGGCGGGCTGCAGGAGATTTCGAAGGGGAACCTGGAGCACCGCATCGAGGTTAGGACCGCGGATGAGCTAGGTTATTTGGCAGAGAACATTAACGTCATGGCCAAGCAGCTGGCTGAGTCCATCGAAGAGGAGCGTAACGCAGAGACGGCTAAGAATGACCTGATCACAGGGGTGTCTCATGATTTACGGACTCCGCTAACTTCAATTCTAGGTTTCCTTGAGTATATTGAGCAGGATCGTTACCAGGATGAGATTGAACTTAGACATTATGTGGCTATTGCTTATGAGAAGTCTCTGAACTTGAAGAAGCTGATTGATGATCTGTTCGAATATACCCGAATCTCCAGCAGAGGCATTCCGCTTGACTTCCGGGAACTGAATCTGAACCACTTCATTCAGCAGCTGGCGGATGAGTTCGTTCCCATTCTGGAAAAGGCTCGAATGACGTACCGGATCATCGAGGTTCATCGGCCTTTGATTATCTCTGCAGATCCTATCGAGCTGCTTAGGGCATATCAGAACTTGCTTACGAATGCGGTTCGATATGGGTCCAAGGGCGGCAAGGTGGACATTCGAATCCGCCGTGAAGGGGAGGAAGCAGTCGTATCTGTGGTGAACTATGGGGATCCTATTCCCAAAAGTGATCTGCCCCACATTTTTGACCGCTTCTACCGCGGAGACAAGTCGCGCTCCGGCAACGGAGGCTCAGGGCTTGGCCTGGCGATTACGAGAACTATAGTGCAGCTGCATGGAGGAACTGTGACTGCTGAAAGCAGCCGCAGAGAGACAGAGTTCATTACCAGGTTCCCGCTGCTGCAGTACAAGCTGCCGGATACCGAAGAAAGCGTGTAG
- a CDS encoding NUDIX hydrolase translates to MIGKIIRRLPRPWLVKLYQFVPFQRFKDWAACRAQAKFRLSVLGIITNRDGEVLLLKHVYRDEPWRIPGGWIDSEAPELAFRREIREETGFEVEYPELVKALYYSKPDRVELIYRAAVASGSFQSNEEISEMQFCSVGDWPEGMPEDQKRLIQSIFHHDDELTRKPRILPYEQD, encoded by the coding sequence ATGATCGGGAAAATCATCCGCCGGCTTCCACGTCCGTGGCTGGTCAAGCTGTACCAGTTCGTGCCGTTTCAGCGGTTTAAGGATTGGGCTGCTTGCCGGGCACAAGCAAAATTCAGGTTAAGCGTGCTGGGGATCATCACCAACCGGGATGGTGAGGTTCTGTTGCTTAAGCATGTATACCGAGACGAGCCTTGGAGAATACCGGGCGGCTGGATCGATTCCGAGGCGCCGGAACTGGCATTTCGGCGTGAGATTCGGGAAGAGACCGGATTTGAAGTAGAGTACCCGGAATTAGTTAAAGCGTTATACTACAGCAAACCAGACCGGGTGGAGCTGATATACCGGGCAGCGGTTGCTTCAGGAAGCTTTCAGAGTAATGAGGAAATCTCTGAAATGCAATTCTGCAGTGTAGGCGATTGGCCGGAAGGGATGCCCGAAGATCAGAAACGGCTCATCCAAAGTATATTTCACCATGATGACGAACTTACCAGGAAACCGAGGATTTTGCCATATGAACAAGATTAA
- a CDS encoding response regulator transcription factor, producing the protein MPETILLVDDEKEIIKLMEIYFNNEGYRLMTASDGLQALEIIGKEEVDLVILDVMMPNMDGIETCMKIRESYEMPVIMLSAKGQDMDKITGLSIGADDYMVKPFNPLELVARAKSHLRRYNRYQGKARQHNDHEIVIDDLVINTATHEVCVDQQKVKLTPREFAILEMLARHQGNVLSTDQIYEKVWNEPFMESGNTVMVHIRRLREKLERDSKNPKYIQTVWGVGYKIDKG; encoded by the coding sequence ATGCCTGAAACAATTTTGCTTGTTGATGATGAGAAGGAAATCATCAAGCTGATGGAAATTTATTTTAATAATGAAGGGTATAGGCTTATGACAGCGTCCGACGGTCTTCAGGCCTTGGAGATTATCGGGAAGGAGGAAGTCGATCTTGTCATTCTCGATGTCATGATGCCTAATATGGATGGGATCGAGACCTGCATGAAGATTCGCGAATCCTATGAGATGCCTGTCATTATGCTGTCTGCTAAGGGGCAGGATATGGACAAGATTACCGGACTCAGCATCGGAGCCGACGATTATATGGTAAAGCCGTTTAACCCGCTGGAGCTTGTAGCCCGCGCAAAATCTCATTTAAGACGGTATAATCGTTATCAGGGGAAGGCGCGTCAGCATAATGACCATGAGATCGTCATTGATGATCTGGTCATTAATACGGCGACCCATGAGGTGTGTGTCGATCAGCAGAAGGTCAAGCTGACGCCAAGGGAGTTCGCGATTCTGGAAATGCTTGCACGCCATCAAGGCAACGTGCTCAGCACAGATCAAATCTATGAGAAGGTGTGGAATGAACCCTTCATGGAATCCGGTAATACCGTCATGGTACATATTCGCCGGCTTCGCGAGAAGCTGGAGCGGGATTCGAAGAATCCTAAATATATTCAGACGGTTTGGGGCGTAGGGTACAAAATAGATAAGGGTTAA
- a CDS encoding 5-formyltetrahydrofolate cyclo-ligase: MTELAWVKKQLREEMIQLRAGISPERRSLQSAEAVRTCEMQVLAPLRERLEASGQRLTVCTYVSFRDEPDTWPLILGCLQRGDRLLVPKIGSQRSLTLHEITGPEDLAPGTWGILEPTAEIPAYPVRGWADIDVAMIPGLAYDLRGGRIGFGGGYYDRFVEKLQALGQHEGKEPILAALAFEEQMIERVPMEDHDFQLDLVIMASRVIDINKGSE, translated from the coding sequence ATGACAGAGCTTGCCTGGGTGAAGAAGCAGCTGCGGGAGGAGATGATCCAGCTGCGTGCAGGTATCTCGCCTGAGCGCAGGTCGCTCCAGTCAGCAGAGGCTGTACGGACTTGCGAGATGCAGGTGTTGGCACCTCTTCGTGAGCGGCTTGAAGCCTCAGGGCAGAGGTTAACCGTCTGCACTTATGTATCCTTCCGGGACGAGCCCGATACTTGGCCGCTCATTCTCGGCTGTCTACAGCGGGGAGACCGCCTGCTGGTGCCGAAGATCGGCAGTCAGCGCAGCTTGACCCTGCATGAGATAACCGGGCCTGAAGATTTGGCGCCGGGTACGTGGGGCATTCTGGAGCCAACTGCCGAGATCCCTGCTTATCCTGTCAGGGGATGGGCGGATATTGATGTGGCGATGATTCCGGGCCTTGCTTATGATTTGAGAGGCGGAAGAATCGGCTTCGGCGGAGGTTATTATGACCGTTTTGTGGAGAAGCTACAAGCTTTGGGACAACATGAGGGCAAAGAGCCCATACTCGCGGCATTGGCCTTCGAGGAGCAGATGATTGAACGGGTACCCATGGAGGATCATGATTTTCAATTGGACCTTGTGATTATGGCGTCCCGCGTGATAGATATAAATAAAGGTAGTGAATGA
- a CDS encoding methyl-accepting chemotaxis protein, producing the protein MKKNKKEGQSFWKNFKRQMGLMRTKLIASFVAVLVIPSALIGYFSYQSATEQVRKQMTEAAISNMHLVQSNITGYITPVVNNLQMMSWNFTSELVGTEKMQADLDHIQKNHPELDQVIVANDQGAYSSSPQFEKEGYDPRSRNWYKNSQKSPSEVVISEPTQSNSTGKMIVTISKAFVTGGGSATFNLSLDKLTDSLKDTTIGGSGGLLVLDEQGKVVTGSSTMVGMFKPGQKADDFLKLPKQDSKDIYRSIIDANGYEMEVFKLSEPTTGWDIVGIVGTSDYSDAAHPIMVRAIVVIAISIVIGALIILLMLRLFVAPLKKLQMGTRRVTEGNLTERVPLDKDDEFGELASDFNSMTDALQTMVTNLNQTSTKLAFSSQTIQESIQQTSQSVQHVAQTVQESAELANMSAAASGETAKAVEEMAKGVSTIAESASLIVDSAEHTENEVERGSRSVSEVNGQMERILEAVDESAQMINDLSKLSESASRMNEAIADIAKQTNLLSFNAAIEASRAGEHGRGFAVVATEVRLLAEQSKQTAEDIESTLSQMIDLIEKSTANMNGQVKSQVGEGLRISEEAAAVFRNIEKSTTSIVEQIQDISAVAEEMSASTEEVSATVHELAHQSKYSAESAETTSAAAQEQMAAMEEIEASSHELASMATDLQELVKRFKV; encoded by the coding sequence ATGAAAAAGAATAAAAAGGAAGGCCAGTCATTTTGGAAGAACTTCAAAAGACAGATGGGGCTTATGCGAACCAAGCTGATCGCGTCTTTTGTCGCCGTGCTGGTCATTCCAAGTGCATTGATCGGTTATTTTTCTTATCAAAGCGCCACAGAGCAGGTTCGCAAGCAGATGACAGAAGCTGCTATCAGCAACATGCATTTGGTGCAGTCTAATATTACAGGATACATAACACCAGTAGTGAACAATCTCCAAATGATGTCTTGGAATTTCACCTCCGAGCTGGTGGGCACTGAAAAAATGCAAGCAGATCTTGATCATATACAGAAGAATCATCCTGAGCTGGATCAGGTGATTGTTGCGAATGACCAAGGAGCTTACTCCAGTTCTCCTCAATTCGAAAAAGAGGGCTATGACCCAAGAAGCAGGAACTGGTATAAAAATTCTCAGAAGTCGCCAAGTGAAGTTGTGATTTCCGAACCAACACAGAGTAACTCCACCGGAAAAATGATCGTTACCATTTCCAAAGCTTTCGTAACCGGCGGCGGCTCTGCAACTTTCAATTTAAGCCTGGACAAGCTGACAGACAGCTTAAAGGATACCACCATTGGTGGAAGCGGCGGACTGCTTGTGCTGGATGAGCAGGGAAAGGTGGTTACAGGGTCCTCAACGATGGTGGGGATGTTTAAGCCTGGACAGAAAGCGGATGACTTTCTGAAGCTTCCGAAACAGGACAGCAAGGACATTTATCGTTCAATTATTGATGCGAATGGCTATGAGATGGAAGTATTCAAGCTTAGCGAGCCCACGACAGGATGGGACATTGTCGGTATTGTAGGAACTTCGGATTACAGCGATGCAGCCCACCCGATTATGGTTCGTGCTATTGTGGTGATCGCGATTTCGATTGTGATTGGCGCTCTGATTATCTTGCTTATGCTGCGGTTGTTCGTTGCGCCGCTTAAGAAGCTGCAGATGGGTACTCGCCGCGTTACCGAAGGCAATCTGACGGAGCGTGTACCACTGGATAAGGATGACGAATTCGGAGAGCTTGCCAGCGATTTCAACAGCATGACCGATGCACTGCAGACGATGGTCACCAATCTGAATCAAACCTCCACCAAGCTGGCTTTCTCGTCGCAGACGATTCAGGAGAGCATTCAGCAGACCTCGCAATCTGTGCAGCATGTGGCACAAACCGTTCAGGAAAGCGCAGAGCTGGCGAATATGAGTGCGGCCGCTTCGGGTGAAACGGCTAAGGCTGTTGAAGAGATGGCGAAGGGTGTGAGCACCATTGCCGAATCAGCCAGTCTCATTGTAGACTCGGCAGAGCACACCGAGAATGAAGTGGAGAGAGGCAGCCGTTCGGTATCCGAAGTAAACGGACAGATGGAGCGGATTCTCGAGGCTGTTGATGAGTCAGCGCAGATGATCAATGATCTGTCGAAGCTGTCTGAGAGCGCGAGCCGCATGAATGAGGCCATCGCGGACATTGCGAAGCAGACGAATCTGCTGTCGTTCAATGCTGCTATTGAGGCATCCCGTGCAGGAGAGCATGGACGAGGCTTTGCTGTAGTCGCTACCGAAGTAAGATTGCTGGCTGAGCAGTCCAAGCAGACGGCGGAAGACATTGAATCCACGCTGAGCCAGATGATTGATCTGATTGAGAAGTCCACGGCAAATATGAACGGCCAGGTGAAAAGCCAGGTTGGTGAAGGTCTTCGCATCAGTGAGGAGGCTGCGGCCGTCTTTAGGAATATTGAGAAGTCCACGACGAGCATTGTTGAGCAGATTCAGGATATTTCAGCTGTGGCGGAAGAGATGTCTGCAAGTACGGAGGAAGTATCGGCAACGGTGCACGAGCTGGCGCACCAGTCCAAATATTCGGCTGAGAGCGCTGAGACGACCTCGGCGGCAGCCCAAGAGCAAATGGCGGCTATGGAAGAGATTGAAGCTTCTTCCCACGAGCTGGCTTCGATGGCTACCGATCTTCAGGAGCTCGTCAAACGATTTAAAGTATAA
- a CDS encoding MFS transporter has product MRFIQQTALELRKWPRNIKLFFLANILYQLGTGMFGVLYNLYIQGLGYNDAMNGRVVSIQSLATAIMFVPIGLWGDRASRKRILILGALFSGAAFISRSFMESETSLIGLAVFTGLFASFFQVLAIPFLAENVRKKDRLRMFSYHSSLVLASQVLGSMGGGFLADYLQALGVSRVSSLQIVLLIGGIATFAAFIPMIFVLEKKKGESEQLEASVPVHEQKQEQGIQPANASDFKMIGKFVAAQLLVGIGSGLVVPYLNLYFTNRFSISLSAMGILISLGQVMTIVSMLIGPSLAARIGQVRAVVCFQMLSLPFLLLTGFTNLFVIASVSFLFRQALMNAANPIQSAIMIDRVPDHRRGIANSLTQTAFMIGWASMGPVQSYLVTTYGSYWGYAITFSITGVFYIAASLLYFYMFKTKRTKGTNPAVEVV; this is encoded by the coding sequence TTGAGATTTATACAGCAAACCGCTTTGGAATTGCGGAAATGGCCGCGCAATATCAAGCTTTTTTTCCTGGCCAATATTCTATATCAGCTGGGTACAGGCATGTTCGGAGTCCTATACAATTTATATATCCAGGGACTCGGCTACAATGATGCGATGAACGGAAGGGTGGTCAGCATTCAGTCCCTGGCCACAGCGATCATGTTCGTCCCTATTGGACTATGGGGAGACCGGGCCAGCCGCAAACGAATTCTGATCCTTGGCGCATTATTCAGCGGAGCGGCGTTTATCAGCCGCTCGTTTATGGAATCCGAGACCAGCCTGATCGGGCTCGCAGTCTTTACCGGCCTATTCGCCTCCTTCTTTCAAGTGCTGGCCATTCCTTTCCTGGCAGAGAACGTACGGAAGAAGGACCGGCTGAGGATGTTCAGCTACCATTCCTCCCTGGTTCTAGCTTCTCAGGTACTGGGCAGCATGGGCGGCGGATTTCTCGCCGACTATCTGCAGGCACTGGGCGTAAGCCGTGTCTCCAGCCTGCAAATCGTACTTCTGATCGGCGGCATCGCGACCTTCGCCGCGTTCATTCCGATGATCTTCGTGCTGGAGAAGAAGAAGGGCGAATCAGAACAGCTTGAGGCTTCCGTTCCCGTACATGAGCAAAAACAAGAACAGGGAATTCAGCCGGCTAACGCCTCCGATTTTAAGATGATCGGCAAATTTGTCGCCGCACAGCTCCTTGTCGGCATAGGCTCAGGGCTCGTCGTCCCGTACCTGAATTTATACTTCACGAATCGCTTCTCGATCTCCCTATCCGCCATGGGCATCCTCATCTCCCTCGGACAGGTCATGACGATCGTCTCCATGCTCATTGGTCCTTCGCTCGCCGCCAGGATCGGCCAGGTTCGTGCGGTCGTCTGCTTTCAGATGCTGTCACTGCCGTTCCTTCTGTTGACTGGCTTTACGAACCTATTCGTGATCGCCTCTGTCAGCTTTCTGTTCCGGCAGGCACTGATGAACGCCGCAAACCCCATTCAGTCGGCTATTATGATCGACCGGGTGCCTGATCATCGCCGAGGAATCGCGAACTCGCTTACCCAGACGGCCTTCATGATTGGCTGGGCCAGCATGGGGCCGGTTCAGTCCTATCTGGTAACCACCTACGGCAGCTACTGGGGCTATGCCATCACCTTCAGTATAACCGGGGTCTTCTATATTGCAGCTTCCTTGCTGTACTTCTATATGTTCAAAACCAAACGCACTAAGGGTACAAACCCTGCGGTTGAAGTTGTATAA
- a CDS encoding rhodanese-like domain-containing protein, with amino-acid sequence MSEIIEGVRHIDKEELHELLHSPEHRSIIVVDVREPHEYIAGHIPTLPLVPMNEIAAYADQMDKEREYVFVCRSGYRSLQVSKYFQHLGFPHITNYLGGMLEWDKEIVTGPEKIIEDFSPEQLER; translated from the coding sequence TTGAGCGAAATCATTGAAGGCGTACGCCATATTGATAAGGAAGAGCTTCACGAGCTGCTCCATAGTCCAGAGCACCGCTCTATCATTGTTGTTGACGTCAGGGAGCCACATGAATACATCGCAGGCCATATTCCTACCCTGCCCCTGGTTCCCATGAATGAAATTGCAGCCTATGCGGACCAGATGGACAAAGAGCGCGAATATGTCTTTGTGTGCCGCAGCGGTTACCGCAGCCTTCAGGTCTCCAAGTACTTTCAGCACCTGGGCTTCCCTCATATTACGAACTATCTGGGCGGCATGCTGGAATGGGACAAGGAGATTGTCACCGGCCCGGAGAAGATCATCGAAGACTTCAGCCCAGAGCAGCTGGAGCGCTAA
- a CDS encoding TRM11 family SAM-dependent methyltransferase, which yields MNKINQGTFIYTYACHEDELELCELELGILLNASPCGRYVESSAKVDPSRSPFVHERIAVQLEAPSLAELAVKAEGLELGGQTFKLLCVDADNPLPYEEKRANERLVGQSIRGRAQMKRPDRLLGLAYAGGRWVLGECQQSEPVWLRHNDKPRHYSTALSTRVARAAVNIAVPRPEGIRLVDPCCGIGTVLIEALSMDIDAEGYDLNPLAVRGARENLQHLGMPDIVRVGDIRQLQGRYDALILDLPYNLCSVLTKDEQLELLHSAYRLAERVVIISAEPADEAIREAGLQIQQRCSICKGRFVRQLLLCFAEQSL from the coding sequence ATGAACAAGATTAATCAAGGCACATTTATATATACGTATGCTTGTCATGAAGATGAGCTGGAGCTCTGTGAACTGGAGCTCGGCATCCTCCTTAATGCGAGTCCTTGCGGGAGGTATGTGGAGAGCAGCGCCAAGGTTGATCCGAGCCGCAGTCCGTTCGTGCATGAGCGGATTGCGGTGCAGCTAGAGGCGCCAAGCCTTGCAGAGCTGGCAGTAAAGGCTGAAGGACTGGAGCTTGGCGGGCAGACGTTCAAGCTGCTGTGTGTGGACGCGGACAACCCCCTGCCTTATGAAGAGAAGCGGGCTAATGAGCGGCTCGTGGGCCAGTCGATTCGGGGCCGGGCACAGATGAAGCGCCCGGACCGCCTGCTGGGCCTGGCCTATGCCGGCGGGCGGTGGGTGCTGGGCGAGTGCCAGCAGAGCGAGCCGGTTTGGCTGCGGCATAACGATAAGCCGCGGCATTATTCCACCGCCCTCAGCACGCGCGTAGCAAGAGCCGCCGTGAACATAGCGGTGCCAAGGCCGGAGGGTATTCGCCTGGTTGATCCGTGCTGCGGCATCGGCACGGTGCTGATTGAGGCGCTGTCCATGGACATTGACGCCGAGGGTTATGACCTAAATCCGCTGGCCGTACGCGGAGCCAGAGAGAACCTTCAGCATCTAGGCATGCCGGATATTGTTCGGGTTGGGGATATCCGGCAGCTTCAAGGCAGGTACGATGCCTTGATTCTTGATCTGCCCTATAATCTGTGCTCGGTGCTTACGAAGGACGAGCAGCTTGAGCTGCTGCACAGCGCGTACCGGCTGGCAGAGAGGGTTGTTATCATCTCCGCCGAGCCGGCCGATGAAGCGATCCGAGAGGCGGGGCTGCAAATCCAGCAGCGCTGCAGCATATGTAAGGGCAGGTTTGTAAGACAGCTGCTGTTATGCTTTGCCGAGCAGTCTCTGTAA
- a CDS encoding metallophosphoesterase family protein: protein MEQIAIISDIHGNMPALHAVMEDIGRRGISRIFCLGDLVGKGPHSDLAVDYVREHCEQVIKGNWDEFILEPREIEMVRWHQERLGPERMSYLRELPFCIEFVMSGRLVRLFHASPRSLYERIYPWDELDKRLTLLECSEYCRAKKQADVIGYGDIHTAYLQHIEDKTLFNTGSVGNPLDMTQASYTILEGAYLEAEPAPFSIASVRVPYDIELAVRVAQESGMPELEPYIVELRTGTYRKKNKN from the coding sequence ATGGAACAAATAGCAATCATCTCAGATATTCACGGCAATATGCCTGCACTGCATGCTGTCATGGAGGACATTGGCCGCCGCGGAATCTCCAGGATCTTCTGTTTGGGAGATCTGGTAGGAAAGGGCCCCCATTCGGACCTTGCAGTTGATTATGTGCGTGAACATTGCGAGCAGGTCATAAAGGGGAATTGGGATGAATTTATATTGGAGCCCAGAGAGATTGAGATGGTGCGCTGGCACCAGGAGAGACTGGGACCCGAGCGAATGAGCTATCTGAGAGAGCTCCCCTTTTGTATAGAGTTTGTAATGAGCGGCAGGCTGGTCCGTTTGTTCCACGCTTCTCCGCGCAGCTTATACGAACGGATTTATCCTTGGGATGAGCTGGACAAGCGTCTCACCTTGCTGGAGTGCTCGGAATATTGCCGGGCCAAAAAGCAGGCGGATGTCATCGGCTATGGGGACATTCACACTGCTTATTTACAGCATATTGAGGATAAGACGCTGTTTAATACAGGGAGCGTAGGTAATCCGCTGGATATGACTCAAGCATCGTACACTATATTGGAAGGGGCTTATCTTGAGGCTGAGCCTGCTCCCTTTAGCATTGCAAGCGTTAGGGTACCCTACGATATTGAGCTGGCAGTGAGAGTAGCCCAGGAATCTGGGATGCCAGAGCTTGAGCCTTATATTGTGGAACTGCGGACAGGAACATATCGGAAGAAGAATAAGAATTAA
- a CDS encoding ABC-F family ATP-binding cassette domain-containing protein: MLLQATDITKLYGVTPVLEGINLQVLERDRIGLVGVNGAGKSTFLKILAGEISYDGGQIFKSKETTLGYLAQNSGLNSDRTIWEEMLHVFAPLIETEQELRRMEVQIADPSAAEDGKAYQELLERYAVKSDWFKDHGGYEMETRIRSVLHGMGFGEFPPDTPIATLSGGQKTRLALARILLQAPDLLMLDEPTNHLDIETLTWLEDYLRSYSGALVVVSHDRYFLDRLVNVIVEIERHQSRRYTGNYSRFMELKAAEYESQLKLYEKQQGEIAKMEQFIQRNIVRASTTKRAQSRRKALEKMEVMDKPIGELKKAHFSFEAEIMSGREVLQVDDLSYTFEEGQTLFRNVSFDLRRGETVALIGPNGIGKSTLLKMLIGDLKPSSGKILWGTKVRIGYYDQEQTHLNGQNTVLEELWSAFPSVEEARIRTVLGNFLFSGDDVLKKVSSLSGGEKARVALAKLMLKKANVLVLDEPTNHLDLYSKEVLEAALLDYEGTLLFISHDRYFLNKMAERIVELQPGGAEHFLGNYDDYVEKKQELLELQMEKDAESSGRSKAADKLAAVPAAEAPSSRAASYEMEKQAKREERNRQRRLEQLEQRISELEQEISELEAEMALPEIYQDYMALQEHQTSMDSRKAELAEIYAEWEQLAE; encoded by the coding sequence ATGCTGCTGCAAGCTACAGATATCACTAAATTATACGGAGTTACCCCGGTGCTGGAGGGAATCAACCTTCAGGTCCTCGAACGGGACCGCATCGGACTTGTCGGCGTCAACGGAGCCGGGAAATCAACATTTCTAAAAATATTAGCCGGAGAAATATCCTATGACGGCGGGCAAATCTTCAAATCCAAGGAGACTACCCTTGGATACCTAGCCCAGAACAGCGGTCTTAACTCTGACCGGACGATCTGGGAGGAAATGCTGCATGTCTTCGCCCCTTTAATTGAGACAGAACAAGAACTGCGCCGCATGGAGGTGCAAATTGCCGATCCTTCCGCTGCGGAGGATGGCAAAGCCTATCAGGAGTTGCTGGAGCGCTATGCCGTGAAATCCGACTGGTTCAAAGACCACGGCGGTTACGAGATGGAGACGCGCATCCGCAGTGTGCTGCATGGTATGGGCTTCGGCGAATTTCCGCCAGACACGCCTATCGCTACCTTAAGCGGAGGACAGAAGACCAGGTTAGCCCTGGCGCGCATCCTGCTTCAGGCTCCGGATCTTCTTATGCTCGACGAACCGACGAACCACTTGGACATTGAGACCCTGACCTGGCTGGAGGACTATTTGAGAAGCTATTCAGGAGCGCTGGTCGTAGTATCCCATGACCGCTACTTCCTGGACCGGCTCGTCAATGTAATTGTAGAGATTGAACGCCATCAGTCCCGCAGGTACACAGGCAATTACAGCCGCTTTATGGAGCTGAAGGCTGCGGAATACGAGAGCCAGCTCAAACTGTACGAGAAGCAGCAGGGCGAGATCGCGAAGATGGAGCAATTCATCCAGCGCAACATTGTGCGCGCTTCAACGACCAAGCGGGCGCAGAGCCGTCGCAAGGCTCTAGAGAAAATGGAGGTCATGGACAAACCCATCGGTGAGCTGAAGAAGGCCCATTTTTCTTTTGAAGCAGAGATCATGTCCGGGCGTGAAGTTCTTCAGGTCGATGATTTGTCCTACACGTTCGAGGAAGGTCAGACGCTATTCCGAAATGTATCGTTCGACCTGCGACGCGGAGAGACCGTCGCCTTGATCGGCCCCAACGGGATCGGCAAGTCTACCCTGCTGAAAATGTTGATAGGCGACCTGAAACCGTCAAGCGGCAAAATCCTGTGGGGAACGAAAGTCCGCATCGGCTACTATGATCAGGAGCAGACGCATCTCAACGGACAGAATACCGTGCTTGAAGAGCTCTGGAGCGCCTTCCCCAGCGTGGAGGAAGCCCGCATCCGCACCGTTCTCGGCAACTTCTTGTTCAGTGGGGATGATGTGCTGAAGAAGGTAAGCTCCCTGAGCGGCGGCGAGAAAGCACGGGTTGCCCTGGCCAAGCTGATGCTCAAGAAGGCCAACGTGCTGGTCCTGGACGAACCGACCAACCATCTGGATCTATACAGCAAGGAAGTGCTTGAGGCTGCCCTGCTAGATTATGAAGGAACCCTGCTCTTTATTTCACACGACCGTTACTTCTTAAATAAGATGGCCGAACGCATTGTAGAGCTTCAACCAGGCGGTGCTGAACATTTCCTAGGAAATTACGACGATTATGTCGAGAAAAAACAAGAGCTGCTGGAGCTCCAAATGGAAAAGGACGCTGAGTCCAGCGGGCGCAGCAAGGCTGCGGACAAGCTGGCGGCTGTGCCGGCTGCTGAGGCCCCCTCCAGCAGAGCCGCTAGCTATGAGATGGAGAAACAAGCCAAACGCGAGGAACGAAACCGCCAGCGAAGATTGGAGCAGCTGGAGCAGCGGATTTCCGAGCTTGAACAGGAAATCTCTGAGCTTGAAGCTGAGATGGCACTTCCGGAAATTTATCAGGACTATATGGCGCTTCAGGAGCACCAGACTTCGATGGATTCACGCAAGGCTGAATTGGCTGAAATTTATGCCGAATGGGAGCAGCTTGCCGAGTAA